A genomic stretch from Lathyrus oleraceus cultivar Zhongwan6 chromosome 2, CAAS_Psat_ZW6_1.0, whole genome shotgun sequence includes:
- the LOC127122431 gene encoding uncharacterized protein LOC127122431: protein MKTVARLSRCYEGLVKEFIVNIPEDIADENNKEFCKVFVRGKCITFSPTVINKFLGRGIEGACELEATYNEVCREIIARKVKEWPSKNHLPSRKLTVKYAILHKIGSANWVPTNHISAISNTLGIFIFVVGTKLKFDYGRFMSEQIVKHASTNAVKLPIAFPSMIYGIILSQHPGILSTNDLPSRRKPALSVHYKLFEGSHVEDIVMTSAVKKPASKGGLIVELKETSKEFGVGIRVATTRKE, encoded by the coding sequence ATGAAGACTGTGGCTAGGTTATCTCGGTGCTATGAGGGATTggttaaggaattcattgtcaacatTCCTGAAGATATTGCTGATGAAAACAACAAGGAATTTTGCAAAGTTTTTGTGAGAGGTAAGTGTATCACATTTTCTCCCACTGTCATTAACAAGTTTCTAGGAAGAGGTATAGAGGGTGCATGTGAATTGGAAGCTACAtacaatgaggtctgtagagaAATTATAGCAAGGAAGGTGAAGGAATGGCCTAGTAAAAACCATCTTCCTTCTAGGAAGCTGACTGTTAAGTATGCcatattgcataaaataggatctgcaaattgggtgcctaccaaccacaTTTCTGCAATTTCTAATACCCTTGGAATATTTATCTTTGTTGTTGGAACCAAACTCAAATTCGACTATGGTAGGTTTATGTCTGAACAAATTGTCAAGCATGCTTCTACCaatgcagtaaagctgcctatTGCCTTCCCCTCCATGATTTATGGGATTATCCTGAGTCAACACCCTGGGATTCTAAGTACTAATGACCTAccaagtagaagaaaacctgctcTATCAGTACACTATAAATTGTTTGAAGGAAGTCATGTCGAagatattgtcatgacatctgctgtgaaaaagccagcctcaaaagGTGGACTTATTGTTGAGCTGAAGGAAACGTCTAAAGAGTTCGGTgtagggataagggtagcaacaacCAGGAAAGAATAG